A single genomic interval of Mauremys reevesii isolate NIE-2019 linkage group 24, ASM1616193v1, whole genome shotgun sequence harbors:
- the LOC120390374 gene encoding free fatty acid receptor 2-like has protein sequence MAMGAEKMSLNVSIPLVLTIYIFTFLIGLPSNLLAFYTFLMKVCQKPTPVDILLLNLTISDISLLIFLPFKMVEAISDRAWTLPAFLCPLTSFFFYSSVYISSLFLMAISVERYLGVAFPIKYKIRRRPAYATAASVVLWVVGCAHCSIVYIVQYQDPSQNRTAPFNNASHCYEDFSPRQLLVLLPVRLELFLVLFCLPFTVTIFCYINFVRILVALPNIPARRKQRAVGLAVATLFNFIVCFAPYNLSHVVGFVQNESPSWKVYALLLSTLNAALDPAIFYFSSSAVQRAFTNCLATLWNKLSTILSRCHLHCFTRCGEGGREGEVTSGMEAEELMT, from the exons ATGGCTATGG GAGCCGAGAAGATGAGTTTGAACGTTTCCATCCCACTGGTTCTCACCATCTACATCTTCACCTTCCTGATCGGCCTCCCGTCCAACCTCCTGGCCTTCTACACCTTCCTGATGAAGGTCTGCCAAAAACCCACCCCCGTCGACATCCTTCTCCTCAATCTCACCATATCTGACATCTCCCTTCTCATCTTCCTCCCCTTCAAGATGGTGGAGGCCATCTCAGATAGGGCGTGGACCTTGCCCGCTTTCCTCTGCCCACTCACCAGCTTCTTCTTCTACAGTAGCGTCTACATCAGCTCCCTCTTCCTCATGGCCATCAGCGTTGAGCGCTACTTGGGTGTGGCCTTTCCCATCAAGTACAAGATCCGGCGCCGGCCAGCCTATGCCACCGCTGCCTCCGTGGTCTTGTGGGTGGTGGGCTGTGCCCACTGCAGCATCGTCTACATTGTCCAATACCAAGACCCGAGCCAGAACAGGACTGCACCCTTCAACAACGCGTCCCACTGCTACGAAGATTTCTCCCCTAGGCAGCTCCTGGTCCTGCTCCCTGTCCGGCTGGAGCTCTTCCTGGTCCTCTTCTGCCTCCCCTTCACCGTCACCATCTTCTGCTACATCAACTTTGTCCGTATCCTGGTGGCCCTGCCCAACATCCCGGCCCGGAGGAAGCAGCGGGCCGTGGGCCTGGCCGTGGCCACCTTGTTCAACTTCATCGTCTGCTTCGCCCCCTACAACCTGTCCCACGTGGTGGGCTTTGTCCAGAATGAGAGCCCCTCCTGGAAAGTGTACGCTCTTCTCCTCAGCACCCTCAACGCCGCCCTGGACCCCGCCATCTTCTACTTCTCCTCCAGTGCCGTCCAACGGGCCTTCACCAACTGCCTGGCCACCCTGTGGAACAAACTCAGCACCATCTTGTCCCGGTGCCATCTCCACTGCTTCACTcgctgcggggaagggggcagagagggggaagtGACCAGTGGGATGGAGGCTGAGGAGTTGATGACTTGA